A single genomic interval of Daucus carota subsp. sativus chromosome 1, DH1 v3.0, whole genome shotgun sequence harbors:
- the LOC108201786 gene encoding uncharacterized protein LOC108201786 isoform X2 has protein sequence MEFNQFDHNRYVSHPPHHHRDAHRHHLPPPPPFHLPPPPPPLYPSLPPPPPPPPPPRHSDFTFVNSSPRVSSGRLPEPYPVTRPDLARGSGGYNCESDYNSGGYESIDGYRDGNCNVNVNRNRSQSQRSLWNGKNDDVVNYEGYGYSESRNSGFRVDNRENSNYESRYVNVLRNERLLDERSKNWRSVDMERNRNDIDLVRCVKERERERERERERERISFREREEEENFCTPQKKSVLLRIGKPNEVRNSRSYEKNLSGSRGKDKAKAKEKERDRVVFPKFRLEDERERSPVDLDVSFRSNGLVAKTIVTENGSPGKRYTPRSRKGRRKNAFYSPLTKVVEPSVWLGGSSHLRDSPSSCEKTPMKVENNTDSGTVRMVRSSADTSSGETPEKVEYGLVSGGASETKSAGSREMKRCVQDTVSDRSPKRSGFCESPSYRTRKKKKVASVILHASDLELKKESEDVTLNDSTHIPHSPIQGLMHMDKKISSVFIKNDDIVSLPSPVGLDVNNLDAVPQTIASDMNNVTDYSGRSTLPNSTTNSSLHLLDPLLPQESELEKDTSIAKMYVSVLDNVGTESENDFTLSGISRENDDTKEPPKSGNCPSLEDGLCNRSSEGIMVSSIDFGFRSTTVSNIDLIDAGAKQSAAIENSNLLQADIEEACLDAANINIELSKADADKVNDGTVNEHSFNCSPSSPSSSNFAITIGGENIVSCPVDDTGNQISHTETTIHVNTLVGDCLKAEVPTVGNVEVCSGMDYTSNGMKRKRFTRQNQSYLSSTKTCDKQVKVVTQSLDEDNVISCSVKDGSGAENLHAAHQNVKDRGISAQGSVPNEIFLEVGIVRTGTDVDLEGASPIKKIKVLHNDEKIVSGDGDGAALTPNKSLNNLEEERKELVHDKFINTNDASIPSQDTNTTIEALKPIKGDLALTRKKPTSAVPRVFTSPLSLHLSNSKRATPSNHNAKSLSWHRPATVIASAPASKTFSPPVSASKKSPRKAGKVQGSSYIRKGNSLVRKPSTVSAIPYSSYASTVYRLNSSGKDDIRKSSGSGNKIGTNGSASWLRTRDGDENHKSSRSESIGVIAGSASQLITGGLSEGPKTLPLPQINKSKESTGGLVATSEGPKTPPLPQINRSKDSIAIHAGDCTPSLLGNIPSDSSEASSTPLQQTSNVDITNILEDDPKLSGTSEYRAGVESNFGNEMLLDKGKAGGKITYVKRKSNQLIATRNVNEMSNQAADKIQVLPSDSYYKRRRNQLIRASTDNQAMPREVPHSNAKGRTGGSLSKQHFNKVWRLGNTHSLKKVGSLLRQKPGLFPWKRAVCWQNSMHNPPYTSTNNSLSLISRKLLFSRKRDTIYTRSRRGFSLRMSKLLSVGGSSLKWSKSIEKNSKRANEEATLAVAAVQKKKRDQKNAPCVVTGTKSRGNFSRERIFRIGSVRYKMDPTRRTLQRISDVEPSCSPTSNSENNVKKSYVPRRLVIGNDEYVRIGNGNQLIRDPKKRTRALASEKVRWSLHTARLRLARKSKYCQFFTRFGKCNKDDGKCPYIHDHSKIAVCTKYLSGSCTSVNCKLTHKVIPERMQDCSYYQQGLCSNRSCPYRHVNVNANASICEGFLKGYCDDGNECRKKHTYVCPKYEETGICPQGSQCKLHHPKKRSKGIKRKSSRGQKNANGRYFGSRSVETTAVSEKLHLKNSDDIFNLEGKFTDYISLDISDEEAGETVDPMMEEITVCASDVEATDLNEQIKPICLVQPSHHRTFSDH, from the exons ATGGAATTCAATCAATTCGATCACAACAGGTACGTTTCTCATCCTCCTCATCACCACCGCGACGCTCACCGTCACCACCTCCCGCCGCCGCCGCCGTTTCATTTGCCTCCTCCGCCGCCGCCGTTGTATCCTTCTCTGCCGCCGCCTCCGCCGCCTCCACCGCCTCCGCGTCATTCGGATTTCACTTTTGTGAACTCGTCGCCTAGGGTTTCGTCGGGTCGGCTGCCCGAGCCGTACCCGGTGACTCGGCCCGATTTGGCGAGGGGTTCGGGTGGTTATAATTGTGAGTCTGATTATAATTCTGGTGGATATGAATCTATTGATGGGTATAGAGATGGTAATTGTAATGTTAATGTTAATCGAAATCGGAGTCAAAGTCAACGGAGTTTATGGAATGGTAAAAATGATGATGTGGTTAATTATGAAGGTTATGGTTACAGCGAGTCTCGTAATTCGGGTTTTCGTGTAGATAATAGGGAGAATTCGAATTACGAGTCTCGGTATGTGAATGTGTTGAGAAATGAGAGGTTATTGGATGAAAGAAGTAAAAATTGGAGGTCTGTGGATATGGAACGTAATCGTAATGATATTGACTTGGTTAGGTGTGTGAAGGAGCgtgagagggagagggagagggagcgAGAGCGGGAGAGGATTAGTTTTAGGGAGAGGGAAGAGGAGGAGAATTTTTGCACTCCGCAGAAAAAGAGTGTTTTGCTGAGGATAGGCAAACCGAATGAGGTGAGGAATAGTCGGAGTTATGAAAAGAATTTGAGTGGTTCGAGGGGTAAGGATAAAGCTAAAGctaaagagaaagagagagaccGTGTTGTGTTTCCTAAGTTTAGGTTAGAGGACGAGAGAGAACGTAGTCCGGTTGATCTTGATGTTTCTTTTAGGTCTAACGGATTAGTAGCTAAGACTATAGTGACAGAAAATGGGAGCCCGGGTAAGCGTTATACACCCAGAAGTAGGAAGGGGAGGAGAAAAAATGCATTCTATTCACCTCTAACAAAAGTTGTCGAGCCTTCTGTTTGGTTAGGTGGTTCATCACATTTAAGAGACAGTCCATCTTCATGTGAGAAGACCCCCATGAAAGTTGAAAATAATACAGATTCTGGTACTGTCCGCATGGTTAGAAGTTCAGCTGACACTAGTTCAGGAGAGACACCGGAAAAAGTGGAATATGGTTTGGTTTCTGGTGGTGCAAGTGAAACAAAAAGTGCGGGTAGTAGGGAAATGAAGAGATGTGTACAGGATACAGTTTCAGATAGGAGTCCAAAAAGGAGTGGCTTTTGTGAATCTCCATCATACAGGACtaggaaaaagaagaaagttGCTTCTGTTATTTTACATGCATCAGATTTAGAGTTGAAGAAAGAGAGTGAGGATGTCACTTTAAATGATTCAACGCACATACCCCATTCACCCATCCAGGGTTTAATGCATATGGATAAAAAAATCAGttctgtttttattaaaaatgatgATATTGTCTCATTACCTTCTCCAGTTGGGCTGGATGTCAACAATTTGGATGCAGTTCCCCAAACTATTGCCTCAGATATGAACAATGTTACAGATTATTCTGGGAGGTCAACTTTACCTAATTCAACCACAAACAGTTCATTACATCTTTTGGATCCACTTCTCCCTCAGGAAAGTGAACTTGAGAAGGATACCAGCATAGCTAAAATGTATGTTTCAGTTCTGGACAATGTTGGTACAGAATCTGAAAATGACTTTACTCTTTCTGGCATTTCTAGGGAGAACGATGATACTAAAGAGCCTCCTAAGAGTGGAAACTGTCCATCGCTGGAGGATGGGTTATGTAACAGGTCTTCAGAGGGTATCATGGTTTCATCTATTGATTTTGGTTTTAGAAGCACTACAGTTTCCAATATTGACTTGATAGATGCAGGCGCGAAGCAATCTGCAGCAATTGAGAATAGTAATCTGCTACAAGCTGACATTGAGGAAGCATGCCTGGATGCtgctaatattaatattgagtTGTCCAAGGCAGATGCAGACAAAGTTAATGATGGCACAGTAAATGAACACAGCTTCAATTGTAGTCCTAGTTCCCCTTCAAGTTCCAATTTTGCTATCACCATCGGAGGGGAGAACATTGTTTCATGTCCTGTCGATGATACGGGCAACCAGATATCTCACACTGAGACCACTATACATGTGAATACGTTAGTCGGAGATTGTCTGAAGGCTGAGGTTCCCACAGTAGGAAATGTGGAAGTTTGTTCTGGAATGGACTATACTTCTAACGGGATGAAGAGAAAAAGGTTCACCAGACAAAATCAATCATATTTGTCTAGTACAAAGACGTGTGACAAACAGGTGAAGGTAGTTACCCAATCACTTGATGAAGACAATGTAATAAGTTGCTCTGTAAAGGACGGTTCTGGTGCTGAAAATTTACATGCTGCCCATCAAAATGTGAAAGACAGGGGCATCAGTGCCCAAGGGAGTGTACCAAATGAAATATTCCTTGAGGTCGGGATAGTAAGAACTGGAACTGATGTTGATCTAGAAGGAGCTTCTCCTATCAAGAAAATAAAAGTTCTACATAATGATGAAAAAATTGTGTCTGGAGATGGAGATGGTGCTGCACTGACACCCAACAAATCTTTGAATAACttggaagaagaaaggaaagaATTGGTACatgataaatttattaacaCCAATGATGCATCGATTCCATCTCAAGATACCAATACCACAATTGAAGCTTTGAAGCCCATTAAGGGGGATTTGGCACTGACAAGAAAGAAACCGACTTCAGCAGTCCCTAGGGTTTTCACAAGTCCATTGTCTTTACATTTAAGCAACTCAAAGAGGGCGACCCCTTCAAACCACAATGCAAAGTCCCTATCGTGGCATCGACCTGCCACAGTGATTGCATCTGCGCCAGCGAGCAAGACCTTTTCACCCCCCGTTTCCGCATCAAAAAAATCACCAAGAAAAGCTGGGAAAGTTCAGGGATCTTCTTATATTCGTAAAGGTAATAGTCTTGTAAGAAAACCTAGTACAGTCTCAGCAATTCCTTACAGTTCCTACGCCTCTACTGTGTATCGTTTGAATTCATCTGGTAAAGATGACATACGGAAGAGTTCAGGGTCTGGAAATAAGATTGGCACTAATGGTTCAGCTAGTTGGTTGAGAACAAGGGACGGAGATGAAAACCATAAGAGTTCAAGGTCCGAAAGCATAGGGGTTATTGCCGGTTCAGCAAGTCAATTGATAACTGGAGGCCTTTCTGAGGGGCCTAAAACACTACCACtgcctcaaattaacaaatcaaAAGAGAGCACTGGAGGCTTGGTTGCTACTTCTGAGGGGCCTAAAACACCACCACTGCCTCAAATAAACAGATCAAAAGACAGCATAGCTATCCATGCAGGAGATTGTACACCTTCGCTGCTGGGAAATATCCCATCGGATAGTTCTGAAGCCTCTTCGACTCCTCTACAACAAACCTCAAATGTTGACATAACAAATATCTTGGAGGATGACCCAAAGCTTTCTGGAACATCTGAATATCGTGCTGGCGTGGAAAGTAATTTCGGAAACGAAATGTTACTAGATAAAGGGAAAGCAGGGGGGAAAATTACATATGTAAAACGAAAATCGAATCAGTTGATTGCTACTAGAAATGTTAACGAGATGTCTAATCAGGCTGCAGATAAGATACAAGTCTTACCATCTGATAGCTATTATAAAAGGAGACGTAACCAACTAATCAGAGCTTCAACCGACAATCAAGCTATGCCAAGAGAAGTTCCCCATAGCAACGCAAAGGGGAGAACAGGTGGAAGTTTGAGCAAGCAACACTTTAATAAAG TGTGGAGATTAGGTAATACACATTCATTAAAAAAAGTTGGTAGTTTGCTGCGCCAGAAGCCAGGCTTGTTCCCATGGAAGAGAGCAGTGTGTTGGCAAAATTCAATGCACAATCCACCTTATACATCCACCAACAATTCTTTATCTTTAATCAG TCGAAAACTCCTGTTCTCAAGAAAGAGAGACACTATTTACACTAGGTCAAGACGTGGGTTTTCACTTAGGATGTCAAAGTTATTGAGTGTTGGTGGGTCCAGCCTGAAGTGGTCGAAGTCGATTGAGAAAAACTCAAAAAGAGCTAATGAG GAAGCTACACTGGCAGTTGCAGCagtgcagaagaagaagagagaTCAGAAGAATGCTCCTTGTGTTGTTACGGGGACAAAGAGCAGGGGTAATTTTTCCC GAGAGAGAATATTTAGGATTGGCTCTGTTCGTTATAAAATGGATCCTACAAGAAGAACTCTTCAAAGAATTTCAG ACGTGGAGCCATCATGCTCGCCCACTTCTAACTCTGAAAATAATGTTAAGAAGTCTTATGTCCCTCGAAGATTAGTAATTGGCAATGATGA ATATGTGCGTATTGGAAATGGTAACCAACTGATAAGGGATCCAAAGAAACGAACTCGAGCCTTGGCAAGTGAGAAAGTTCGTTGGAGTTTGCATACTGCTAGATTGAGACTGGCAAGAAAGAGCAAATATTGTCAGTTTTTTACTAGGTTTGGGAAATGTAACAAGGATGATGGAAAATGTCCATATATCCACGACCACTCTAAAATTGCAGTCTGCacaaaatatttaagtggatCATGCACCAGTGTCAACTGCAAATTGACCCATAAG GTCATACCTGAAAGGATGCAGGATTGTTCTTATTATCAGCAGG GTTTATGTTCCAACCGCTCTTGTCCTTACAGACACGTCAATGTAAATGCAAACGCTTCTATTTGTGAAGGTTTTCTGAAGGGATATTGTGATGATGGCAATGAG TGTCGAAAGAAGCACACCTATGTttgccccaaatatgaagaAACAGGAATCTGCCCCCAAGGTTCACAATGCAAGCTTCATCATCCTAAAAAACGAAGCAAGGGAATTAAAAGGAAATCGTCGAGGGGACAAAAGAATGCCAATGGCAGGTATTTTGGCTCTAGATCTGTGGAAACAACAGCAGTTTCGGAAAAGCTTCATTTAAAGAATAGTGATGATATCTTTAACCTAGAAGGAAAGTTCACTGATTACATTAGCTTAGATATTAGTGATGAGGAAGCTGGAGAGACTGTTGACCCTATGATGGAGGAAATAACTGTTTGCGCATCAGATGTAGAAGCTACTGATCTCAATGAGCAGATCAAACCCATCTGTCTTGTACAACCTTCCCACCACAGAACCTTCTCCGATCATTGA